cactttactttttttttttttccttcttcatattttttttttctttttaagaaagttttatttttttatttttatttttaccatcattgtatatgtttttggcgttaaatttttttatttaggtatgtagcaaccttgagttctacattttttttttttaatgtatcaCGTTaactatcctttttttttttttggttaaaaatgtaattttgaaatgttggtGGTGACTGaatgtatatgtttttggcgttaaatttttttatttaggtatgtagcaaccttgagttctaccttttttttttttttttttttttttaaattttttttatatgtatcacgttaactctcttttttttttttttcttttttttttttttttttcttttcttaaaaattttttttttttgaaatgttggTGGTGACTGAATAATTTTAAACGTGAGTAAGGAAagtgaagtttaaaaaaaaaaaaaaatcttgataaaagaaaaaagaaaaaaaaaagaagagagagagagagagagagagagagagagaacgtgAGGTGAGTTTGCTTTGAAAACTAACAGaaagttgtcctattttgtagggagttagATATGTATCTTTATTCTGAACAATTTTATTAGGATTTTCAGGAAAAATAAtctcatcaaaatttaaatcaaacacaaactctaacAAACTTAAGTTGTTATCTTTAATAACATGCACGCTAACGTTGGTTTGttaattaaagttttattttttattttttattatttattattataaaaatacttGGTTTAATCctaattcttttatctctctcaGGTTCACGTACAcacaaactttttggattgTATTGAGGAGTCATTGGAATGGAATATTAGATAAGTTCGGGTGAGAGACTTTACAAgaattattatatgtattaAACCTCACATAAAGTGGTTGCTATCTAAGAAactgttgtaaaaaaatttcttttgtaatagAAACTATATTTCTTTTGTATACAATTATCGTATATCTCTtgccataaaattttcaatttaagcttttatttacttatgttatggatgtgtagtaaatgactaaattttaggattaaaaaaactacattttaggaatagacaaaaaatgataactgtcatacataaaatttgaaaaaaaaaaaaaacaacatcaacaacaccaaaaaggtaaaaaaaaaaaaaagaaaaaagaaaaaaagaggaaaacttGAGATGTTTAACGGTGGGATAGAAAGtgggattttttaaaaatagtacaTAGATAGAACGTGGGATATTTTTAAACGTGTAGTTAATGGAAGGAAATACTTGCTTCCCCCTTTCTATGTACTATTTTAAAATCCCACTAACACCAATAaactttagcattttattttctttcaaaatcaaatattttagtgcctaaatataaggatatggatGGAGAAATTGTAGTAGTAGTTTTATTgtaggagtcttttttttttccaaaatatggaagagatttttttaaaaaaaagagaaaaaagagagaggaaaacatGAGATACACATGAGCCTATGTTTAGTACCAACAtaaccaaaaacacaaatttgcCATCAGTATTCAATACCACACTGCCTAAAAAACCAATTAAGctttataaatcaattaataaatGATCTTAGACAATTATGGAATGTAACAAATTCTCAATATTGAAAAGCTTACCAAAAGATAGTAATGCCATTTCATGAACCGATAGTATATCCACCGGAGAGgaacaaaaattacatagaactagcctctgagcacgctctcacgtgcgtgctcagaggctcttctatttttttgggtaagggttaatttaaagcatttattataatttgggattaatacatttttcaatcacaaaaaaacctaggggtgtgatgaaaaaattatttcacctgcAGATAGGGTCACACCAATTCCTCAccttaatcttttaaatttccctaaaatttagcattttattttctttcaaaatcagatatgttagtgcctaaatataaggatatggatggagaaattatagtagtagttttattgtaggagtcttttttttgtttttttttttccaaaatatggaagagatttaaaaaaaaaaaaaaaaagaggaaaacgtGAGATACACATGAGCCTATGTTTAGTACCAATAtaaccaaaaacacaaatttgcCATCAGTATTCAATACCCCACTGCCTAAAAAACCAATTAAGctttataaatcaataaataaatgatcTCAGGCAATTatggaatataaaaaattctcaATATTGTAAAGCTTACCAAAAGATAGTAATGCCATTTCATGAACCAATAGTATATCCACCGGAGAGgaacaaaaattacatagaactagcctctgagcacgcatgctcagagactcttctatttgttaggtaagggttaatttaaagcatttattataatttgggattactatatttttcaatcacaaaaaaaacctaggggtgtgatgaaaaaattaaagatatcaCAAAATCTAgtaggtgaaataatttttttatcacacccctaagtttttttgtgattgaaaaatgtgaaaaaattaaagatatcaCAAAATCTAgcaggtgaaataattttttcatcacacccctaagtttttttgtgattgaaaaatgtagtaatcccaaattataataaatgctttaaattaacctttacccaaaaaatagaagagtttcTGAACACGCGCGTGAGCACGTGCTCAAAGGCTAgttgtttttaattaatgttttcagttttttaattaagaaattaaaaaaaaaaaatagagtccAAAACGGTGTATTTTGGTGAGTGGACGGCAGCAGTTAACAGACTCCTAACGGAAgattaaattgacaaaatttgaaGCTTAGAggattaaaatgacaaaattaaaacttagaggattgaaatgataAAGGGTGAAAGTTAGAAacttaattttgcattttagtaaaaaataaatgattaagtTTAGGGATACATTTACCAGACCCAAACTATTTTCATCTCCATCTTAAATTACCTTCCCACAAAACGGTATCCATCTGGCCTATTCCACAGAAGGTTCTACATATATTTCCTCCTCACTTTTAGTACCACATCCAAATGTAGCCCATTACCGTTTCTTCTTCAGGTCTATGATCTATGTACCTTTTGTGGCTGTTTTAGACCAAATTCTGTCTAATATCTATATTTCGTATGGCCTCTTGTGTCTCAATAACCCAAATAATTTTTCTGATCGTCTTGTTCACGTCTTTGTTCCTTTTCAGCTCCGCCAAACCAATCCAAACACAGCAATCACTGCTCTTCCAATACCACAATGGCCATCTTCTAACTGGGAATGTCTCCATTGATATCATATGGTACGGCAAATTCGCATCCTACCAGCGAGATATCATCACagatttcattctctctctctcttcttcaacaCCCACAAAAGCCCAACCCAACGTTGCCACGTGGTGGAACATCATCGAGAAATACTACAGCCTCGTTAAGCCCAAGATTTCCAAAGTCGTACCCTCGTTGGGGAACCAGATCATGGATCCGAACTACTCCATCGGCAAACACCTGAACATGAACCAAATCGAACGGTTGGCTTCAAAAGGTAGCCAGAAACACGCCATTAACGTGGTTCTAACATCGGCTGACGTGGCAGTCCAAGGTTTCTGCTCCAAATGTGGGACCCATGGGTATTTGGAGAGTGAACTCGTTAATAAGCACAAGCACCACTACAAATTTGCTTACATTTGGGTTGGCAATGCAGAGACTCAGTGCCCAAGCAATTGTTCGTGGCCATTTAACCTAGACATTTACGGACCCAAGACCCCACCATTGGTTGCACCCAACAACGACGTGGGTGTGGATGGCATGGTCATGAACTTGGCTAGTCTGTTGGCTGGGACGGCTACGAACACATTTGGAAATGGTTACTACCAGGGTCCGAAGGAAGAGCCACGAGAGGCTGTGTCGGCTTGTCCTGGTATGTATGGTTTTGGGGCTTCTCCTGGCTTTCCTGGGAAACTCTTGGTGGATGTCAAGACCGGTGCTAGCTATAACGCATATGGTGTTAATGGAAGGAAATACTTGCTTCCCCCACTCTATGATCCATCTACCAAAACATGTTAATTCGATTGTAATTTGAGGGAATGTTATGTGTCCATATGTTGATGTACAGTAGAATAGAATCAACATTTATACTTGACCataaaaatttcatcaatatatatatattttttaaattgtccATTATTCAATGGCCTATGACCTAAGAGCATCCATTAATTAGAccccatttttttttggaataaatttGGAAGAGTTTATTGATCATTCAAAATAATACTAACacaatttctcataaaaagaaacaaaatcttttttctttttttttttgagaatgttaaCATAATCATTTTTAAATCTTCCATACTTCTGCAAGAATTATGATCcattaaaataacaataaaaaatagaccGCAAAGTTAATGAATTAtcgttttgaaaaaaaaaaaaagaagaaggaatttaGTTAGTCTTACATtccatttgttttgaagtaaaatattatcaaacttaaaatattttatatgtaaaacatttttagtaaaatatttttaggtgtttggtatgacaagtaaattttttataaacaaaccACATAACCAATGACTCAACATTGAAATCACTGGTGTTGGAGGCCCAGTTATTAGACCGTTGGAACTAGTAGTCAAAGTTGTGGCTCTAGCGATTGAATTGTCGATGATCACTGTTGGAGCGGTATCTTCAGTAACTATACAACCAATATTGGTCGACAAAATAACATCTTCAGTAAGCAAACTTCCAGCTCTAGTTGTGGTGTGACAGTgtctttgagtggagtctccgACCACCAAACTATCGGCACCGGTCACTGGAACTGAATCTCCAACCACTTGACGTCGGGCATCAGATGCCGAAGTGATGGTCTCTCTAGCCAATATTACAATGACCTTGGGATCAAATGGGGAAGGGAAGCCACTATTTGCTTTTGGAAAAGGCACaattgcacttttagtccctatgttttaaagtttttccattttagtccttacattttattttttccatttttggtccctaaaaccaatttacgctttccgttttagtcctttccgtcagtcaaccaacagaaatagctgaggtggcagccggaacaattaaaatattataaaaaatgccacatcaccctGACAAATcagcatatatattttaaaaattaatttattaattttaactaaataaaaaaaataaaaacagaattaaaaatcaaaattcaccttaattaagattgttcttcatgttcttcagattgttcttcattttacaacttgctcttcatgttcttcccaaatcaaacccaacaaccaagaactcaaatccatcacaagaacacaaacccagcaacctaagaactcaaacccagatCATTAAGAcataaatgaaaacaagaagaaaaaacccaaattcaacACCTTAGAGATCATCAAACCAAGCAAActattctctcatctcaaccaacccaaacaaaaatttatcattagaTCGTTTTAGTTTTAAGtgtatttacttttctttaagtGAGCTATTCAAAAGCATCAAacgaatttttttatttttttattatcagaccttTTTAAACCATGATCTGAGTTTAGAGAGAgctctacccaaaaaaaaaagagtttagagagagggagggagagaatGAGATTAGGCCGGCGGTTTGGAGCAGATCTAGAGGAAGGGGGCCGGCAGTGGTTTAGAGAGAATGGAACTCCAACAATGGCAACCATAACCATAGCCACAAGCACAGCTCTCCGAGACCCACCTCAAATCCACAGATTCCCATAAACCAAATACATCGACGCCGTCCGCTAGCTCCCTCAACTCTCCACCCTCGACTGCTTCGCCGtcctctctctcttcgactCCGACTCTAACACCCCCTCTCTCGAAATCCACTCCCTCAATCCCCAAtcccaaaccctaaccctaacccctTAATCCACATTTTCTCCACCTTCCTGAATCCCCTCCCTCAACACCAACCCCAACGCAGAAACCCCTCATTGCCGCCTCCACCTTCTCTAACTCCTTCCACCTCCTCTTCGCCAACGTCGTCGACACCTCGCTTGAGTCCAAGTGCTCGGTCCCCGCGAAGGAGCTACACGTTGGGGCTGTGTCTTGTGTCGATGTGAAGGACGGTGGGGCTGAGTGTGTGATAGTGGAGGGGCTGAGATCGGCGGTGGTTTACCTCCAATCTCTCACAGATCAGTGGGTCTTTATAGATCGATGGGTTtaaaatttctgggtttgtttacAGGTTTCTTGaatttgggtttgaaatttatgggtttgtttctgGGTTTGATGTTTGTATGGaggatttgatttttcatttgatgttctgggtttgctagagattaagggttgggtttgggtttgtgttctttgtgttttgaatctttgaagGTCTTTGTATTTTGTAGATCTGTGCCCATGTTGGcatgttcttgatttttttaatttcctcaaCAACCTTGAGGAAGAACTTGTTCTTCATGATGGCTGGGAAGAACATattgtaaagaatttttttttttaatttaatttcttttttaaatgattcgtttttaaatttttttttttatttagttaaaattaataaattaatttttaaaatatatatgctgATTTGTTagggtgatgtggcattttttataatattttaattgttccggctgccacctcagctatttccgttggttgactgacggaaaggactaaaacggaaagcgtaaattggttttagggactaaaaatggaaaaaataaaatgtagggactaaaatggaaaaacttcaaaacatagggactaaaagtgcaattgtgcctttggaaaatgttttaccaaattttcaaaggtaaaacattttataattttttataaaggattttaCAATCAACGAAAAGTAAATTTGACTTTATTTTACATGCAatacaacaaattgaaaattggaaaaaattttctagtaaaaattttactttaaaaaaaataaagggttaAATACATACAACTATCAACTTTTAATTTGCAttgattctttttcttctaaccATGTTAGATCATCATCCTCGGGAGTGAGTGATGGGTGGCTTATAGCATATATACCATCCATACAAAcaagattcttaaaaaaataaccaaCAACAGCAACATATCATCACCACAAAAAAAGGGCCGACTCTCAAGCTAGGCCATAGAGACCTTAACGGAAAAGAGcccaaaaatttagattaatACTTCATCCATCCCCATTTGTTGATTATATTTAGAAAACTCAACTTTTTAAGAgaacatatctttttttttttttttaagaaaaagaaaaaaaaatcattactcaTGATccattttttacaaaaactttgagactttatataatttttgtaagtCTTTCACATGCATTGAAGATTGTCAACTTTAGCCatccactctctctctctctctctctctaaaatcaaaatttagaaGAGTGGATTAATTTTGCAACTCACAAAACAATAAGAATGGATATTAAacgaaaaaaattataattgattttaaatttaaaaaactttgcttaaattatcattttaggCCTAAACAGTATCAAGCTAGCCCTAACACAAACCCATGGGTATAACTGCTATAACACTATAACTATAAGGGAGATATAggtaaaattagaaaacctagTGGGGGATGATAATCATGATAAGCCAAGAGGTGATAAAACAAACATTCCAAATGTAAGAGTGTTGTTGTCGTCAACTCTGCCGTGACCTTCTAAGACAAAATCATTGCATTATCTATATACTTGAGGGCGAGATTGCCTCTGCCTCCACTAGCGAAAAGCCAATCTCGCACATGCGATATATCATAGCAATGGCTACAAAGATGGCCCTTGAGACCATGTGCGTCATGTGGCTGTGAGTTTTTGTTGTGAAGATCATGGCTTCCGATTTTGGATCAAATTGAGGTGTGCATGCATTTGACCAGTGAGATTAgctttgatttatttattgatttgatAGAAAAAGTAGATTTGATTTGGtaacaaaaagaaatcaagatgtGTTTGGATTAGTAAGACCTATGATTATTGAGTAAtcttttaaagatttttttgaCATCTTTAATTCACTTGCCTTATCTATTTTTGGGTCACCACTTAAATGGTTGGGACCAGTTACTTCAGAATCAAACCACAAATAAATGTGCttttatactaattttttttactgaaatgTGCTTTTATACTAATAAATGGCCGTGTCTAATACAAAAATTTCGCATTTCGATTAAAGAGAGGTGATTAAAATAAGAAAGATTATAACTGATTCGAACCAAG
The sequence above is drawn from the Quercus lobata isolate SW786 chromosome 12, ValleyOak3.0 Primary Assembly, whole genome shotgun sequence genome and encodes:
- the LOC115972503 gene encoding protein EXORDIUM-like; translated protein: MASCVSITQIIFLIVLFTSLFLFSSAKPIQTQQSLLFQYHNGHLLTGNVSIDIIWYGKFASYQRDIITDFILSLSSSTPTKAQPNVATWWNIIEKYYSLVKPKISKVVPSLGNQIMDPNYSIGKHLNMNQIERLASKGSQKHAINVVLTSADVAVQGFCSKCGTHGYLESELVNKHKHHYKFAYIWVGNAETQCPSNCSWPFNLDIYGPKTPPLVAPNNDVGVDGMVMNLASLLAGTATNTFGNGYYQGPKEEPREAVSACPGMYGFGASPGFPGKLLVDVKTGASYNAYGVNGRKYLLPPLYDPSTKTC